A window of the Gossypium hirsutum isolate 1008001.06 chromosome A03, Gossypium_hirsutum_v2.1, whole genome shotgun sequence genome harbors these coding sequences:
- the LOC107887893 gene encoding uncharacterized protein, with translation MRRERPPVGRFRKQGAEEFQANIDDDPKRLKEFVVLVERACKAKELAKEKWKADLVSQDLKKRQLSKSFQSSSKKSREFTTRSNASIGYSSKNRSKQYIVSKAQTTSIASVGNARLDRSGCPQFGRHHFGKCQGNDRNCFKCSSPDHFVRDCPERTERRNLQ, from the exons ATGAGAAGGGAAAGGCCTCCGGTTGGTCGATTTAGAAAGCAAGGAGCTGAAGAGTTCCAAGCTaacattgatgatgatccaaaaaga ttgaaagagtttgttgtcTTGGTCGAAAGAGCATGCAAGGCCAAAGAATTGGCCAAAGAAAAGTGGAAAGCTGATTTGGTGTCTCAAGACTTGAAGAAGAGGCAACTGAGCAAATCTTTTCAATCTTCATCTAAGAAGTCGAGAGAGTTTACTACACGATCTAATGCCTCTATTGGGTATTCGAGCAAGAATAGGAGTAAACAGTACATAGTTTCGAAAGCTCAAACTACCTCAattgccagtgttgggaatgctCGACTCGATAGATCAGGATGTCCCCAATTTGGGAGACACCACTTTGGCAAGTGTCAAGGGAATGATAGAAATTGTTTTAAGTGCAGTTCCCCTGATCACTTTGTTAGGGACTGCCCTGAGAGGACGGAAAGAAGAAATCTCCAATGA